One part of the Sphingobium yanoikuyae genome encodes these proteins:
- a CDS encoding GbsR/MarR family transcriptional regulator, with protein sequence MPLLDHPDAKAFLLHWGEMGTQWGVNRSVSQVHALLYLSDHPLPADEIVDQLGLARSNVSTALKELQSYAIVRRVHVEGDRRDHFVAETDLWEMLTRIAAERKRREIDPTIALLNDLAQRLAKDESCPPHVRERITRMHEFMSTLGNWYEQVNKLPKSTLIALMKLGNKIARFIPTGKSKD encoded by the coding sequence ATGCCACTTCTCGACCATCCCGATGCCAAGGCGTTCCTGCTCCACTGGGGTGAGATGGGCACGCAATGGGGCGTCAACCGGTCGGTCAGCCAGGTCCATGCGCTGCTCTATCTGTCGGACCATCCCCTGCCCGCCGACGAGATTGTCGACCAGCTTGGCCTGGCCCGCTCCAATGTCTCGACCGCGCTCAAGGAACTGCAATCCTATGCGATCGTCCGCCGCGTCCATGTCGAGGGCGACCGGCGCGACCATTTCGTCGCGGAAACCGACCTGTGGGAAATGCTCACCCGCATCGCTGCCGAGCGCAAGCGGCGGGAGATCGACCCGACCATCGCCCTGCTCAACGACCTCGCCCAGCGGCTGGCCAAGGATGAAAGCTGCCCGCCCCATGTGCGCGAACGCATCACCCGCATGCATGAATTCATGTCGACGCTCGGCAACTGGTATGAGCAGGTCAACAAGCTGCCCAAGTCGACCCTGATCGCCCTCATGAAGCTCGGCAACAAAATTGCCCGCTTTATCCCCACCGGCAAGAGCAAGGACTAG
- a CDS encoding alanine racemase yields the protein MSALSDDPASLDTLPTPCLVLDADRMDRNITRLRAHLDGLGVGMRPHLKTAKSVEVAQQLMPTAQGPATVSTLQEARRFAAAGVRDILYAVGISPAKLPEILALRAQGVDLAIVLDSVEQAEAVAAASRAAGTAIPALIEIDCDGHRSGVQPGDAARLRAIGAALAQGGALRGVMTHAGGSYGARGDAELRACADAERDAVVAAARTLKEAGHDCPVISVGSTPTAHHATDLSGVTEVRAGVFVFFDLVMAGIGICSVDDIALSVLATVIGHQRDKGWILVDAGWMAMSRDRGTAKQDVDQGYGLVCDRDGRPYGDLVLVDANQEHGIIALRPGASGALPDLAVGDRVRILPNHACATGAQHDRYHVVRGGSDMVEAVWPRFGGW from the coding sequence ATGTCAGCCCTTTCCGACGATCCCGCCTCGCTCGATACCTTGCCAACACCCTGCCTTGTGCTGGATGCCGACCGGATGGATCGCAACATTACGCGGCTGCGCGCGCATCTGGACGGGCTGGGCGTGGGGATGCGGCCGCATCTCAAGACCGCCAAGTCGGTCGAGGTTGCGCAGCAGCTGATGCCGACGGCGCAGGGGCCGGCGACGGTATCGACCCTGCAGGAGGCGCGCCGCTTTGCGGCGGCCGGGGTGCGCGACATTCTCTATGCGGTCGGCATCAGCCCGGCCAAGTTGCCCGAGATACTGGCGCTGCGGGCGCAGGGCGTGGACCTGGCGATCGTGCTGGATTCGGTCGAGCAGGCGGAGGCGGTCGCGGCTGCATCGCGCGCGGCGGGCACGGCCATTCCGGCGCTGATCGAGATTGATTGCGACGGGCATCGGTCGGGCGTGCAGCCCGGCGATGCGGCGCGATTGCGGGCGATCGGCGCGGCGCTGGCACAGGGCGGGGCATTGCGCGGCGTGATGACCCATGCCGGCGGTAGCTATGGCGCAAGGGGCGATGCAGAACTGCGCGCCTGCGCTGACGCCGAGCGGGATGCCGTGGTGGCGGCGGCGCGGACCTTGAAAGAGGCGGGGCATGATTGTCCGGTGATCAGCGTCGGATCGACCCCCACCGCCCATCATGCCACGGACCTGAGTGGCGTGACCGAGGTACGCGCCGGCGTCTTCGTCTTCTTCGATCTGGTGATGGCCGGGATCGGCATCTGCTCGGTGGACGACATCGCCCTGTCGGTGCTGGCGACGGTGATCGGGCATCAACGGGACAAGGGCTGGATCTTGGTCGATGCCGGCTGGATGGCGATGTCGCGCGATCGCGGCACGGCGAAACAGGACGTCGATCAGGGCTATGGCTTGGTTTGCGACCGGGACGGGCGGCCCTATGGCGATCTGGTCCTGGTCGATGCCAATCAGGAGCATGGCATCATCGCGCTGCGGCCGGGGGCATCCGGCGCTCTGCCGGACCTGGCGGTGGGTGATCGGGTGCGGATATTGCCCAATCATGCCTGTGCCACCGGGGCGCAGCATGATCGCTACCATGTGGTGCGGGGCGGCAGCGATATGGTGGAAGCGGTCTGGCCGCGATTTGGAGGATGGTGA
- a CDS encoding RidA family protein — protein MDVTRIETDKAPAPAGHYAQATIANGFVFVSGQLPVVVGQGPRSDLSFEDQARLAIGNMLAILAEAGCGPERIARVTAYIVGVENWPRFNAIYAEMMGDARPARTVVPAPELHHGCLVEVDAIGLLPG, from the coding sequence ATGGACGTGACGCGGATCGAGACCGACAAGGCACCGGCGCCCGCCGGCCATTATGCGCAGGCGACGATTGCCAATGGCTTCGTCTTTGTGTCGGGGCAATTGCCGGTGGTGGTGGGGCAGGGGCCGCGCAGCGACCTGTCGTTTGAGGATCAGGCACGGCTGGCGATCGGCAACATGCTGGCGATCCTGGCAGAGGCGGGATGTGGGCCGGAACGGATCGCGCGCGTCACCGCCTATATCGTCGGCGTCGAGAATTGGCCGCGTTTCAATGCCATCTATGCAGAGATGATGGGGGATGCCCGGCCGGCGCGCACGGTGGTGCCCGCGCCCGAACTCCATCATGGCTGTCTGGTCGAGGTGGACGCGATCGGTCTGCTGCCGGGCTGA
- a CDS encoding ThuA domain-containing protein, translating into MRNKVGALIALMALSVPAAVQAEDQYKLLVLAIPNKYHYEYIPIARDSLEHLGKLHDFSFTWANNTSVFDGDLSQYAAVMFLNTPGEELTPAQRARFEEYMRAGGNAIVVHRALITPPGEWAWYEKMVGRSFVIHPMVQTAVVTPTDKGFPATYGLPDRWVWTDEYYVTANPYKVTIHPVLNVEESSYDPTKIWPGQVAKPMGREHPVAWYHAYEKGRVFVTTLGHNGEMYRDPRYLDHLMGGIYWTATGRGQLP; encoded by the coding sequence ATGAGAAACAAGGTCGGGGCACTCATCGCCCTGATGGCGCTGTCGGTGCCCGCAGCGGTGCAGGCGGAGGACCAGTATAAGCTGCTCGTCCTCGCCATCCCGAACAAATATCATTATGAATATATACCGATCGCGCGCGACAGCCTGGAGCATCTGGGCAAACTGCATGATTTCAGCTTCACCTGGGCCAACAATACGTCGGTCTTCGACGGCGATCTCAGCCAATATGCGGCGGTGATGTTCCTCAACACGCCGGGCGAGGAACTGACCCCAGCCCAGCGCGCGAGGTTCGAGGAATATATGCGCGCGGGTGGCAATGCCATCGTCGTGCATCGCGCGCTCATCACGCCGCCGGGCGAATGGGCCTGGTACGAGAAGATGGTCGGGCGCAGTTTCGTCATCCATCCGATGGTGCAGACTGCGGTGGTGACGCCGACCGACAAGGGATTTCCCGCCACCTATGGCCTGCCCGATCGCTGGGTCTGGACCGACGAATATTATGTCACCGCCAACCCCTATAAGGTGACGATCCATCCGGTGCTGAATGTCGAGGAAAGCAGCTACGACCCGACCAAAATCTGGCCGGGGCAGGTGGCGAAACCGATGGGGCGGGAGCATCCCGTCGCCTGGTATCATGCTTATGAGAAGGGGCGGGTGTTCGTCACCACGCTGGGCCATAATGGCGAGATGTATCGCGATCCGCGCTATCTCGACCATCTGATGGGCGGCATCTACTGGACGGCGACCGGGCGCGGCCAGTTGCCCTGA
- a CDS encoding dicarboxylate/amino acid:cation symporter, whose translation MALNYRSFGFQVLLGMIVGLALGLVARQIGAGPDGDLNWLATTLKTVGSIFVSLLKAIVPPLVFAAIVASIANLRALDNAARLAGQTLLWFAITALIAVSIGLAIGLIVQPGAGLHGTALAMGKADSVGGWLDFLKGLVPGNSLALSGSTKITDGSASTSISFNILQLLVISIAVGLATLKVGDKAEPFLSFVRSLLAVVRAILGWVIRLTPIGSAALIGTAIATYGWSALAQLGTFTAAIYLGLGLVLLVVYPLLLIANGLKPGPFFAKAWPAIQLAFVSRSSVGTLPVTETVTERLGVDKGYAAFAIPLASTTKMDGCASIYPALAAIFVAGFYGIPLHFIDYVLIVFVSVIGSAATAGLTGAIVMLTLTLSTLGLPLEGAGLLLAIDPILDMGRTAVNVAGQVLVGVIVAKREGILDESAYYGEGELVAA comes from the coding sequence ATGGCCCTCAATTATCGCAGCTTCGGCTTCCAGGTTCTGCTCGGCATGATCGTGGGCCTTGCCCTCGGTCTCGTCGCGCGCCAGATCGGCGCAGGCCCCGATGGCGACCTCAACTGGCTGGCGACCACGCTCAAGACGGTCGGATCGATCTTCGTCTCGCTCTTGAAGGCTATCGTGCCGCCTCTGGTGTTCGCCGCGATCGTCGCGTCGATCGCCAATCTGCGCGCACTCGACAATGCCGCCCGTCTCGCCGGCCAGACCCTGCTGTGGTTCGCGATCACCGCGCTGATCGCGGTCAGCATCGGCCTTGCCATCGGCCTGATCGTCCAGCCGGGCGCGGGCCTGCACGGCACCGCGCTCGCCATGGGCAAGGCGGATTCGGTCGGCGGCTGGCTCGATTTCCTGAAAGGCCTGGTCCCCGGCAACAGCCTGGCCCTGTCCGGCAGCACCAAGATCACCGACGGCAGCGCCAGCACCAGCATCTCGTTCAACATCCTGCAATTGCTGGTCATCTCGATCGCGGTCGGCCTCGCCACGCTCAAGGTCGGCGACAAGGCGGAGCCCTTCCTCTCCTTCGTCCGCTCGCTGCTCGCCGTCGTCCGTGCAATCCTGGGCTGGGTCATCCGCCTGACGCCGATCGGTTCGGCCGCGCTGATCGGTACCGCGATCGCCACCTATGGCTGGAGCGCGCTGGCGCAGCTCGGCACCTTCACCGCCGCCATCTATCTCGGCCTCGGCCTCGTCCTGCTGGTGGTCTATCCGCTGCTGCTGATCGCCAATGGCCTGAAACCCGGCCCCTTCTTCGCCAAGGCCTGGCCGGCGATCCAGCTTGCCTTCGTTTCGCGCTCGTCGGTCGGCACCCTTCCGGTGACCGAGACCGTGACCGAGCGGCTGGGTGTCGACAAGGGCTATGCCGCCTTCGCCATCCCGCTCGCCTCGACCACCAAGATGGACGGCTGCGCCTCCATCTATCCGGCGCTGGCGGCGATCTTTGTCGCGGGCTTCTATGGCATCCCGCTGCATTTCATCGACTATGTGCTGATCGTCTTCGTATCGGTCATCGGCTCGGCCGCCACGGCTGGCCTGACCGGCGCGATCGTGATGCTGACCCTCACCCTCTCGACGCTCGGCCTGCCGCTGGAAGGCGCCGGCCTGCTGCTGGCGATCGACCCGATCCTCGACATGGGCCGCACCGCCGTCAACGTTGCGGGCCAGGTGCTGGTCGGCGTGATCGTCGCCAAGCGCGAGGGCATTCTCGACGAGAGCGCCTATTATGGCGAAGGCGAACTGGTCGCCGCCTGA